From Hypanus sabinus isolate sHypSab1 chromosome 9, sHypSab1.hap1, whole genome shotgun sequence:
CGGTCATCAAGAGGGGGCTGAAGCCCACACACCTCTGCTGTGGGGTCAGAACTGAAGTTTCTATTCCCTGTTCTGGTGCTTAGGGAGGAATTACAATTTTGGAAATTGGCGGTGGCATCCATACGTGTCGAGAGGCGATGGTGTGACACTTTTTCTGATGGTTCTTGGGGTTGTGGACTTGGGCTATTTTCACTTTATGGAGCAGCTGCAGGTGAAGGAGGAAGATGGTCTGGGTGATGCAGCTCTGGCTTTTCTTCTGGCTCTTTTATTGACGAGCATGTTGGTCCTTGCTACCTCGGCACGTTGTACGCTGCTTGTGACTGCAACCCTCCATGCTGTCCGATAATCAACAATTAACTGCACTTGAGGTAAAGGGCCCTGTGAGTTCATTGTCCTGGAAAAAGTCTAGCCAGGAGGATTGCTTGAGAAACCTGCTTATACAAGGAGTAGTTTTGATATATTATGGGATGTGAATGTTGCTGGGGATGTGCACTGAAGACTCCATGGCTGTTTAAACCTACCGAGCACCTTTTTGCTACGTCTTATAACAAATAACAATTAACTCGAGTGGGTTGGTCGTAAGCATGTTTATTTTACCGGCAGCAAGGAAAAACTAGCTCTGTATGAGACtcagtcctgaccaagggtctcgacccgaaacgtcgacagtgcttctccctatagatgctgcctggcctgctgtgttccaccagcattttgcgtgtgttgctcgaatttccaggatctgcagatttccttgtgtttgctctgtatAAGAGCTGGTGATAGCTTTGAAAAAATAGCGTAGTCTCTCCTTTATACACAAGTGAAACTTAGTTCAAGTGCCTTAGTTCAAGGACAAGGTATATTCTGTTCACCTGTTTAATCAGTGTACTTGGCATTCTTTCAGTAACTGAATCTGCTAATCTTTCTGCAGTTTGTCGTATACTCAGGGTCTGTTAGCATAATGTTGCATGATCACTAGTTGCAAAGCACTCTGGTACAATACAGGTTCTATTTTGTTATCGACAAAATTGCCATTTGTGTACAATATTGATctgtacttttttaaaatttcaagcTATGGAGCCAAAATTCGAGCCCCACACGCTCTTGTGATGACATTcctgtttaagaaaggaaggtAAGTACCTGATGTATGCTAAGTTAATATTGCTGATGTTGTAACTGCCATGTTTGTCTCTAAACGCGGAGCGATGAGATTAGCCttattaatcacatgtacatcaaaacatacagtaaaatgtgtcatttgccttAACaaacaacacagtctgaggatgtgctgggggcagcccgctagTGTTGCTACGCTCCCAGTGCCATTATGCTTAcccacaatattcagcagaacaacataaaaataaacagacacaaaaacatcaaaacaaacccctttcctaCCCCCTACCTGTTTGTAAATGAAATTTTCTGTGTTTCTTATTCCAGAGGTTTGCTCAAATAGATTTAATGTATTTCACTCTGGAGTATGTAACTCCTCCAATGCCTGTATGCGATCTTAGTCATAAAAGTTCAGTCTTCCTGTTCAGATCTTTCTTCATCTAATCCcataagaatgtgaaatgtgccCAGCACACTAATACAGTGCAGGCAATATGTGTGTGTATTCCACACGACCTGTTTGAGCACCAGTTGCACGTTGCACCCTGGTACTGAGGAGATGCTGTACACGATGACCTTTCTGTCTATTGTAAATAGAAGTTGTTTTGTAACTCTGCGTGTGAGAGATTAGCTTTATACATATacacatatatgtatatattaaaaTATACACTGAAGCACATCGTTTGCATCAGCGACCAGTgcattctgaggatgtgctggaaaagctggcaagttttgcACTGCCACCAGTGCTCACAAATCACTGACctctacatctttgggatgtgggaggaatgcAGCagtttttgtttattatttagtgaaagagtgcggaacaggcccttctggccctttgaaccatgctgccccagcaaccccacaaccccgattaatcctaacctaatcacgggacaacttataACAACCGATTAACCTAGCCGGTATGTttctggactgcgggaggaaactggagcacctagggaAAACCTGCTCATtccagggaggacatacagagactccttacagaacagcgctggaattgaactccaaactgcaGAATGCcgcgagctgtaatagcattgtaccATGCTATTATGGCCCCCTATCTATGAAAAGacgtgctggtattggagatgtCCGGAGGAGGGTCACAAGAATGactgtgggaatgggaatggaaggaCTAaagtacgaggagcatttgatggctctgtgcctgtacttgcttgagtttagaagaatgagggatctcattgaaacctatctaatattgaaaagcctagatagagtggatgtttctggttgtgggggagtctaggaccagaggccgcaGCCTCAGACTACatgggcatccctttagaacagaaatgaggaggaacttatttaatcagacggtggtgaatttgtggaattcattgccacagaaggctgtggaggccaaggcacttggtttatttaaagtggaggttgatattgtcttgattagtcagggcatcaaagggaggaggcaggagaatggtgttgagagggataataaatcagccataatggaatggcagaacagactcaataggccaaatggcctaattctgctcctgcgtcttatggtctaaccagagcactcagaggaagatcaaggggagaagatacaaactccttacagacattggcAGGATCAGTGATCGCTGGTGCTCTAATGTGTGGCAGTAACCACTACACTTACAGTGAAGGttccctacaggaaggatggggtATGTTTGttaaacaaacacgaggaaatctgcagatgctggcaattcaagcaacacacacaaaatgctggtggaacacagcaggccaggcagcatctatagggagaagcgctgtcgacgttttgggccgcgAATCAGGACtaactcctgacgaagggtctcggcccgaaatgtcgacagtgcttctccttatagatgctgcctggcctgctgtgttccaccagcatcttgtgtatgttTGTTAGCCTGTTTAGACTTGGAATACTCCTGAGGAACTTCCCATCGGCAGAGCAAAACCCATAACAAGTGATGTGCAGTGGGTAAATGCACCACTGAAACAAGCACAAAGTTCTCCTTACCCTTGGGTAGGGTAAAAACATCAGTGAAGAGAGCAGAGGAAGAATTTTATCTGTTATCCTCATGTTTTTCATTGTGTATTCAGCCTCCTGGACAAACTGAAAGCCATCGCCCTCGCCACCTATACTCATTCGCGAAACCTGGCCCTCTTTGTCTTCACGTACAAGTCTCTGTTGGCAGTGCAGTGCTGGTGGCAGAGTGAGAAGGCACAATTCCACTCATTCCTGGCAGCTTGTGTTGGAGGCTGGTTGGTGTTCGGAGACAACAACCACATCAACAGTCAGGTAAAGAAAAATATTATTATTTTCCTTGTTCGGTGATGCACAATGGTGCATTTGAAACTTTTGGTAACCATGATTTGGAACCGTTGAGAGCCCTTCACCCTTGTTTTACATCCACAGTATCTTGTTTTACCTGGAGGTGGCACTTTGAGCTGCTACATGGCTGAAGCAATTTAACTATTTATATCTCAGTGTGTTACATTTTACTGGAAACTTTTTACTGGAAGATTTTGCTAGTAAATTTATAGTCAAAGTGCTCTGGTCAGTACTTAAATCTTCAATGAACATAAATAGATAATTTTTTGTTTAAATTACCTCATTGCATTTGACAACGTTTACAATGTGtaattcaataggtacatttaatgtcagagaaatgcatacaacgtacagttgaagtcagaagtttacatacaattaggttgaagtcattaaaactcattgcttaaccactccacagattttatgttagcaaactatagttttggcaagactttgaggacatctactttgtgcatgacatgagtaatttttccaacagttgtttacagacagatcattTTACTTCTAATTGACTgtatcacaattccagtgggtcagaagtttacaaacaaaatcaaaagaaatcagtcatgatctcagGAAAAAGAAattgtggacctccacaagtctggttcatccttgggaccAATTTCCAAACGCCTGAAGGTACCacattcatctgtacaaacaatagtatgcaagtataaacaccatgggatCACGCAGCCATTATACcgctcaggaaggagacacattctgtctcctagagaaGAACGTACTTTGGTGCGAGAAGTGcgaatcaatcccagaacaacagcaaaggactttgtgaagatgctggaggaaacgggtagacaagtatctatatctACAGTAGAACAagtcctatatcgacataacctgaaaggctgctcagcagaaagaagccactgctccaaaactgccataaaaaagccagactacagtttgcaagtgcacgTAGGGACAAAtatcttactttttggagaaatgtcctctgccgtgatgaaacaaaaattgaactgtttggccataatgaccattgttatgtttggaggaaaaagggtgaggcttgcaagctgaacaccatcccaaccgtgaagcatgggggtagcagcatcatgttgtggggatgctttgctgcaggaggaaCTGGTGCACTTCataaaatagatggcatcatgaggaaggaaaattatgtggatatattgaagcaacatctcaaggcatcagccaggaagttaaagctcggtcacaaatgggtcttccaaatggacaatgaccccaagcatacctccaaagttgctgcaaaattgcttaaggacaacaaagtcaaggtattggagtggtcatcacaaagccctgacctcaatccgatagaaGATTTGTGGGCAGACCTGAAAAAGCACGTGTGAGCAAGGAGGTCtgcaaacctgactcagttacaccagttctgtctggaggaatggaacaaaattccagcaacttattgtgagaagcttgtggaaggctacccaaaacgtttgaccccagttaaacaatttaaaggcaatgctaccaaatactaataaagtgtatgtaaacttctaacccactgggaataTGATGAAACaagtaaaagctgaaataaatcattctctctactactattctgacatttcacattcttaaaataaagtagtgatcctaactgacctaagacagggaatgttttctaggattaagaGTCAGGagttgtgaaaaactgagttctaatgtatttggctaaggtgtatggaaacttctgacttcaactgtacatcctgaaattctttttcttcacaaatatcCATGAATGCCCtgaagaataaatgacagttaaatgttagaacccccaaAGTCCCGCCcacgcacaaacagcagcaaggcaacgacccccacctcccccaccagTGAAAAAGCATCGacgccctccaccgagcactcaagcgtgcagcaaggcatcagtaaagacacagacttgcagaatcCAAATGACtgcttgttcacccagtaattcaacataccacagactgactctctccccctctccctctccccctccccctaataagggaaagacgtatccctgtttcacagcaagagtggagacataacaaacaactcactgatttattatGTTAAAAATCTGTTACACCCGGAGAGTCGGCCTCAGAAAGGCTCAGGTCTCTGAGCACACACCCCACAGCAGCTAACCTGCTGCTCCAGATATTCCGTGTTCTCCGatgcctcagtcaggggcaccggccttgGATCAGCAAGTCCCAGAGTCACAAAATTCTGGCAACCTGAACACACCTAGTTTTCCAGGCTCTGTCCTTCTGATATCAAAACAGCTGcttgtgaggccctgagagtgggtcccattcctgcaaagaactgaagtaagagtgtaactccagttcagggtcttcaaaagaaccttgaaaaggaacaaaagagatatcaaaaaatagaaatagagctgtttccaaagatgtaagCAAAGGAGTCATCGTTTAGCATCATCATAACTTCGCTTCACTCCTCTGATTGTCTGCAGCGTAGGTAAACAATTACTGAAATAAGTAACAAAAATATTTTTTACAATGGTAATCAGAGGTCCAGGTGGtgtggtggagatgcatctctaccaaaggagatgtaaagtGCTTCttctctccgctagcctgcaggtcacccctgggcaagatgtagcaccagCTGAGCCCCCCTCCACCCCgatcaggatcacgtgaagccatgggagaggtgggggatggtcatatgagcatcaggtgcatatcacaagtcctggttatgtgaccactgactccaggcagacaatctctgaagagtattgataatggccagggtcacccgtcttgtaaagacactgcccagaagaagacaatggcaaaccacttctgtagaaaaatttgacaagaacaatcatggtcatgcaaCACGGCATATGATGATGGTGATGAGTATTTCAAAACTACAGAAAAACTCCAATATTCTGGCGCCCAATTGTTTGCCAGTTCAGATGATCCAATATCTCTCACTGATTAGTCTGAACCAGAGTACAAGCAAGCTGTGCAACTGGAACCAAGTGTACTTAGGGTGATCTGCAGCCATAAAATCTGCTAAAAATGCAAAGGGTGCTTAAATATTTTATCAATAACAAACCTGAGAATATACTTATTTGCCCCCATACAGACTTTTGAATGATATTTGAGGATGTGTTAATATGTCATCAAATCATAGACCAGTacagcccatctggtctgtgctgaactgttattctgcctagtaccATCAACATGCACTCAGACTATAGTCCACTATAGCCCGCTATACCCCTCATAGTCACGTGACTGATGTTATTTCAGGAAAAGATTTGTTCTGCTCAATTAAAAGTCACTTTATTGGTTGCCAAAATGGCACCTAAATCCAAATTTTCCTCGCCCCCTCCTTCCCCACGTTTGTTGATGGGTATCTTTCATCTTAACAAGCACCCTGTTACTTctctccattttatttcttaacaGATAAACATGTACCTGCTGTCCCGCGTTCTGTTTGGACTTTCTCGCCTGGCGGTCGAGAAGGGTTACTTCCCGGAGACAAAGCGGGACCCATTCCCGCTGTTTGCTGCGTTGGTGTGGGGTCTCGTCCTGTGGCTGTTTGAGTACCACCCACACACACTGCAACCGTCTCTCCAGTCATCTATGTCCTACCTTTACGACGACAGCAATATTTGGCACGATTTATCGGACTTTCTGCTTCACAACAAAAAGAGGACTGGCCAATGAGATAAAGACCAAAGCAAATCAGGACGATACTTTCGGATTTACTAcattaatttttttccctcttccTGAAGGCTTTACTTACTTGATGCAATTTACCAATCAGCTCACAAGTCCATCACAGTAGGGCTCAAGGTATCTCTGACACTTTGACACTTACTAAACATGTAGGTAAGTTACCTTTCCAAAGCAGAAAGGCTAAGCacggagcaatgcacacaaaatgctggaggaactctgctggtcaaagttcaaagtacataataTGTCATCATGTACAAGTTGAAGATTCAGTTTCCTGTTGGCATTACCttcttttaaattgggttcttttgtgtttttgtggctgcctgttaagcAGAAGAAGCTCAAGTTAGTGTAAtttatacaaactttgataataaagtgtactttgaactttgaaatcaataatagaataataaccttaatagagtcaatgaaagaccacaccaacttgggtgttcaaccagtgtgcaaaaaacaacaaactgtggaaatacacaaagaaagagaaaataaataaatgggtagattgataagtaaataaaataataaataagcaagcagtagttattgagaacatgaaatgaagaatccttgaaattgagtccataggttgtggaaacatttcaatgatggggcaaatcaAGTTGACTAAATTTATCCCCTtcggttgaggggtaacaactgttcctgaacctagtggtgtgagtcctgaggctctgtatATTCTTGATGATAGGTAGCAgtaagaagagaacatgtcctgggtgagagATTGAAATTAAGTGAGGTTGTTATGTTGTCAGACATCTatggagtcaatgttttgggtctgatttgctgagttctgaATCTCTCTCCCACAATCACCTATCTTTCcgcctcacctggtttcacctagcaCTTACCTTCTTCATCAGTACTctttcccaccttcttattcaggcttcctcctccctccttcccgGTCCTGATAAAGaaactcagcctgaaacattgactgtctattcctctccatagatgctgcctgacctgccgagtttctccagcatttggtgtgttgctttggatttccggcgTTCACAGAATCTCTTCTGTGTCAAACTAAGCACGGTTGACAATGTACTTCCTTTCAGGAATACTCTGACCAGTCTCATATTCCCTCATGCTGTAATGGTTTAGATTCAGACCTTACTAATGCTGCTGTAGGCACCACTTGGTGTCGACTAAGATTGTAGCACTGGATgtagattttttaaaagttttttttaatattaagTTCAAAATTCACATGACCTACCTAGTGGTCCAGTAGAGGCCAGTGAGTTGGTGGTTAATATGGAGGCAGggatgaggtggggggggggggcactggtgGCTCTTCTCCCGACTGGTATCTGTATCTAATCTTCAGGACTGTGTGCATCTACTGTAGCGAACAGAGAAGTTGTTTCATCTAATTGGGAACTCCTTGCATATGATGTGCCTAAGGAAGTACAGGGAGGATAAAAAAATTCTGAGTGCAAAGTAGGCTCTCCACTGGCATATTTCCCTGCTACCATCCTACACAGATTTTGTTGCTGTTCCTAGTCTCAGCCAAACCATTCTACCAACTGGAAGAAGCTGGTTTATGACtcttgtacaattgcaacatgGTGCCCCAAGTCCTATATTCTGCATCCTGTCTGCTGAAGGCCAGCGTGCTATTCTCTTCATCCCCCTGTGATACCAGGTAGCTATGTATGTGTACTCCCATGCCACTCAGTTCTCCAaggccctactgttcactgtgaaagGCCTAGCCTGGGTTGACTTCGACATGAACCTCCTGAATACTTCACAGAAGTCCTTCAGAGACAGTTGGTTATAATTGAAACTTGAGAAATTGAAGGCAGTGTTAAAATTGACTGGGCgggcgggggtggggtgggggggggttgcagTGATGGAGGGGGCAGCACCGCCGAGCCGAGCCTCCAATCACCTTGTATCCTGCAAAGATCGCTATTGGTTCTGCAGGTAATCATCCTATTAATAAACAACTTGGATACTTGATATTTTAACCTATCATCTAAATTTGTTGAtgaatatttttaatttatttgtgtCATGTGTGTgttacatgtactgtgttgtgcacctcggTTTGAAGGAATGTTGTTCCTTTTGGGAATAtacataaatgacaataaactggcaAAGGTAGGTGCTATCTGGACATGACGCTGCAAttatacaagatgttggtgaggtcatACCTGGTGTATTGTGtcaatagattttgcatgtttaaAAACCAACAATACTTCAAAATTTGTAAAATAGCTGACAGATATTAAACGTCACCCTAGATTCCCTTATTTACCTCGTCTCTGTGTACCAAATGGCTCTGGTACCCTGCAGTATAAAGATGCACTGTGCTCTTCAAAGACCTTTATTGTCTGGATTGACTGCACACTgcctggcagctcgttcctcacTCTCACGTGCAATCAGGcttttgcactgaggttgggtggggctagaaatggaggtcataggttaaagatgaaatatttaagggtccactgagggaaaacttcttcactcaaagggtggtgcgagtgtggaatgagctgccagtggaagtgacagATGCAGGTTCAATTACAAAATTAAAGAAGTTTGCGTAGTtacagtacatggatggaaggggtgtgGAGGGCAACAGTCCAAGTTCAGGTTGATGGGGCtagacagaataacagttcatcatggactagatgggctgaagggcctgtttatgtgttgtagtgctctataaTGGTTAAAAATATGCCCTCCATGTCTCCTTCAAActtccccactctcaccttaaatgcaaatcatcacatttccaccctggggagcaaagattctgactgtctacccaaTTTATCCCTATGGCAACATGTGAAACTTTTTGTGTTGGACCTGTAAGGAATGGAGCAACATCTGTAAAGTGAGAAGCAGAGGACACAAGGGAACTATTAAAATATGAACAAGTACAGATAGTAAGCAGAATAGTTAAGACATTCACATATAGCATTAACTAAGTTCTGCTCTCTCCACAGTTGCTATTTATTTGCTGAATTCTCCTCTTTCCTCGATGATTTCACTTTTTCCACTGCTCTTGTGTTCTGCAGTTCCAGTGTGTTTATAATCTCTTCACTGCCCTCATTCATTTCCCCCTGTACTTTCTCAGTCCAGTCAGCTGTGATTTACCAGCCTGCCTTGGAGTCAGAGAACTTTGTATGTGAATGGGAGGGAGGaatagggcttgttttgctgctgttgcttgGTTCGTTCTGTTATGTTGTGTTGAACGTGGTGCGCCTACCatgttggtgccggaatgtgcagtgatacttgtgggctgccccccagcacatccttagcgtgtgttggttgttaagtgCAAATGGGACATTTCACTTTTTCAATGTATGATATATAAATCTGAGTCTTCATCACATTGCTTTTGAGGGCAACAACAGCATTTCTCATCTGGAGAATCTTAGTCTCCACTGTATTACAGACATTCCTTTTGCTCATTCCACCCCCTGCCCTCTGATCAACATAAATTGTGCTTGAAAATAATCGGAATCagttttgttatcactgacatgtcatgaaatttgttgttttgctggcAGCAATATAATACAATACAAAAATATTCTATTtcctacaataagaaatatatataaaaagaatTGGAAAATAGagagcaaagtagtgaggtagtgttcattggttcgtAAACCATTAagaagtctgatggtggaggggaagaaacggtttctaaaatgttgagtgtgtgacctcaggctcctgtgcctcctccctgatgatagtaatgaaagGAGGGAATGTCCTGAGTGGTGAGTATCCTTAATGTTAGGCACCGCattcttgaggcatcacttttagaagatgtcctcgatggtaggGAGGCCGGTGCCCTTGATGgacctggctgagtttacaacactctgcagcttttttcagatcctgtgcattggtgccttcacaccagatggtgatgcaaccagtcagaatgctctccacggttcaTAGTCATCGAGCACAGAAGCACTGCCACTGCCTTTCGATGATGTCCTCTGGTGGGCAGGCTTCTGGCCTTTTGAAGCTGATCCATGAGCTCTGATACTCAccagtcgagcagcatctgtagaaagagaagcaGTTAGAGTTCTAATGAAGGCTCCCAGACCTGAAACCTGATAGACTAACTCTTGtttctttctgtagatgctgcctaatctgcttgAGTATCTTTGGCACTTCATTTCAGATTTTGAACATCTGTAGTTCTTTTGTTAATTAATGAAATTCAGAGAAAATTGAGAGAACTAGAATGCCAGGGGTGAAGAGTTTTATTTTACAGTCACATAGATCATTGGCTGATTACACCCGCAATAACGTGAGTAGTTCCAGGGACCATACCTTGGGAAGAGAGGGTCTGCAATCCAGGATCACCAGAACTACTCTACTGCCTTGCGTCGCtgatgtttagggcagcagtaaaagtccttcttctcttcccttcatcatggcagtagcttAGTTttcactgtcagtcatgcaaatcccaagtggaaactcaggaataccatcacactcagatgtggaaggatACTTCATTACCGTTTccttaacaattttgttttatcagtctcagggtcgttagccctgagctgaacccccagaacctggaagaccagtggaccactcttagtctggcctctaccctttgacctgtttggcatgggtgaccccatcAAGATCCAAAACAtaaagccccgactccagccaaaatagctctccaggtcattgaggcacgcaagcctccaaaactTATGACAAGtttgtagtcctcttggaggtgCCAGAATAACACTTGGATTGTGTGGGATTAGTTGTTCAACAAACTAAGAATGAATACCCTTGAATTTAGATGATTGTTGTGTccatttatttaaattttaaatattaaaacCAAGTTGAGGCAAAAATTTTAATGTAAATTTCATTAACACGTCATGAAAGATGGCTTTCAACTCAGTTTGTCATATTAACTGAATTTGCTCATTGCAATAACAATCTTCTATTAAATGCTATAGTAAAAATGGTTTTCATCTGTTTTATTGTTTATCATCAATGTGGCTCGAGCATTTTCAGTGGTGACAAATAGTATTTCTTGAGCATGTATTTTGTTGTGGTGTGAagaaagtcaccagagagaagtACTGGGAGATATGAAGCAGTCTCTTCATTCAACAAAATAAGACACAGCAGGCATCTTATTGAGACCCCTTTTAGCAGAAAAA
This genomic window contains:
- the pxmp4 gene encoding peroxisomal membrane protein 4 isoform X2 translates to MLSTRCQWSCAVWKSKVQCVYGAKIRAPHALVMTFLFKKGSLLDKLKAIALATYTHSRNLALFVFTYKSLLAVQCWWQSEKAQFHSFLAACVGGWLVFGDNNHINSQINMYLLSRVLFGLSRLAVEKGYFPETKRDPFPLFAALVWGLVLWLFEYHPHTLQPSLQSSMSYLYDDSNIWHDLSDFLLHNKKRTGQ
- the pxmp4 gene encoding peroxisomal membrane protein 4 isoform X1, translating into MFGCRFLTERIGGWIDFRSVDVTGPQAMRPEESVAVALRALNRLLRERRLHGALAAVKGFRNGLVYGAKIRAPHALVMTFLFKKGSLLDKLKAIALATYTHSRNLALFVFTYKSLLAVQCWWQSEKAQFHSFLAACVGGWLVFGDNNHINSQINMYLLSRVLFGLSRLAVEKGYFPETKRDPFPLFAALVWGLVLWLFEYHPHTLQPSLQSSMSYLYDDSNIWHDLSDFLLHNKKRTGQ
- the pxmp4 gene encoding peroxisomal membrane protein 4 isoform X3, whose translation is MELWPLSRDSATGWCEFIVYGAKIRAPHALVMTFLFKKGSLLDKLKAIALATYTHSRNLALFVFTYKSLLAVQCWWQSEKAQFHSFLAACVGGWLVFGDNNHINSQINMYLLSRVLFGLSRLAVEKGYFPETKRDPFPLFAALVWGLVLWLFEYHPHTLQPSLQSSMSYLYDDSNIWHDLSDFLLHNKKRTGQ